TCTGGGGTTTTTCTGACAGATGAACGTAGATTAAGAGATTATTGACAATCAGGTGAATTTATTATTCAGCAGCATGTGCTTGATTACTTAAATCCCCTAAAGTCACTGTTCAGCATCTAAAATCTCGCCATAGTGGAAGTCCTGAAAAAACACGTCTCTGTCCTCAGAGGGTCGGTCATGCAGAGAGTTGAGCTTCTCCAGCTCGTCCTTTCTCATGTCCCTCAAGTGGGCTGTCCCCGCCTTCCTGTACTTTCTGGACAACCTAATCATCTTCCACGTGATGACCTACCTGCAACCGGTGGGTGGAGATGAAACTGTTTATCCAGCTGAATGTGGATCTCATCACATCGACTCTAACAGACCAGCTTCTGTGAGCACGATCGTTTGTGACTTAGCTGGTTATCTGTCCTCGTCCTCCAGGCCATGGCCGTGCTGTTCTCCAACGTTGTCATCTTGACTACGGCTGTTCTCTTCAGAGTAGTTCTGAAGTAAGTGACTCACTATCAGCCGTGGCTCTGCGAGTACTCTCACTGCTGATgacattttgtttgtttctttgtctTAAGGAGGCGTCTGTCCTGGGTCCAGTGGGCATCCCTACTCATTCTCTTCTTGGCCATTGTTTCCTTAACAGCAGGATCAGGAAGCAGCCAGAACGCCACATCAGTGCCGGGCCTCCACGCAACAACCCTCTCCACACCCTCCAACTCCTGCCTTCTCTACACACAGCTCATGGAGCAGATGAGGAACAGCAGGTAGCATGCACCTGAGCAGATGTAGAGGTTCTTAAAGGATtcattcactttttttttttttttcccaataAACCTGCAGTGGTGTCTAGTATCAATGAACGCCTTGTGGGTCGTTGTCTATGGAAAAAGAGCTGTGGTGcttttgtttcaggaagtaggagtTAGTCCAAGGAGAAGTGGGCAGAAAAGGGCAGGATTTGGATTCTCGCTCATTATTATTCATAATATCCTGAAATCTTGCCTCTAATTGgccaacagcaatgtgactcttccaTTGCTTTCATTTGCTCTTCAATGTTGATGTTTGGGGAGATGGTGGCTCAGGGGTTTCCGTGTAATTGTTGGGTTGCAGTTTCGAACCCAGGCTCtgtcagtcgttgtgtccttgggtaagttacttaccctccttgcctgctggtggtggtcggagggaccggtggcgcctgtgctcagcagcctcgcctctgtcagtgcgccccagggcagctgtggctacattgtagctcatccctaccagtgtgtgaatgggtgaatgactggttgtgttgtaaagtgccttggggggttccaggactctagaaggcgctatatcaaatataggccatttaccattttcctTCGCCTTTTGCTTCAGGCAGCTCCAGACTTCTCTAGGcgctgtcctcgtaagcaaggcgcctggcctcccaagacatcgcctcacaaggccaggcgccttgacattgagaaacacccagactcaggccctgtccacacgtagccggggatctgccaaaacgtagatatttttctacgttttggcctgtcatccacatgaaaacggagttttttcacatgaaaacggatctttttaaaaactccggccaaagtgaagatctgcgtttcctccgttttgggtgtctgcgtgtggacggacaaaaccggagttttaaggtccgcaacgtcactttccgcgacaaaaaatgctgacatcacgtgtgcgacctgtgtttacactagccaacagcatggatgccctcagagctgcgctcgctttatcaattgtccaagtgctttttgcttgtttgtttttgcaagcggaattactgctccttgcggaagaccacagacgaaggacgaggttaagaacgggggaagtactgccgcctacaggtctggcatgtccttaacaacgtatttatccgggtacgtgtggacagtttttttctaaaatgaggtggtgtggatgcaagttttggaggggcggatattcgtttaaaaaaaaaacaacccggctacgtgtggactaggcctcagagtgGAAGGAACCAGGGATTATTGTGCTCTCCACCTTTAGGGAAGCTTTTGTAGAACCATAGGTTTGTTTGGCAAGCTCCCCTCTCTTCTGCTTGTTTGTGAGCTGGGCTGAAGCAGGTAGAGGTTTTTATTGGTTGGTTTCCGTTCCCCGTACTGGTAAGGCCCTTATGAGTATTCTTAGCCGAACCCACTCTCGGTAAGAGTTACGTTTCGTTTACAACCGAGTTGATCCAATCAGTTAACCATTTGACATGATGCACCTCAGTAGTGTTTTCTTCCCATCCTGGTTGAAGGATGGTTTCTTTAGTTAAAACAGGCAGTTTGATTTAATACCTCATAAAACTACATTtctcatttatttttaattgttttttatccGTTCACCTCCCGTTGGAACACTTTGTGTAAATAATAAGGAAGTGAAGTCCGCTCATTTAGTCATCTTTTTGTGTTGGACCTCCCACGGGTTCCTAGACCTGGTTGGGGCCATAACAGGGACTAGTGGGCCTGTGTTTtgacagccttgcttctgtcagtgtgtcctagtgtggctacaatgtagttcatcaccactaTTGTGTGATTCATTGTAGTGGAAAGCGCTTTGGAGTACTCTGACTCAGAGagtcgctatacaagtgtgggtcgctatacaagtgtgggtcatttatgtaTGTAACGTTTTGTAAGAaactatatatttatatatatatatatatatatatatatatatatatatatatatatatatatatatatatatatatacagtggggcaaaagagtatttagtcagccaccgactgtgcaagttctcccacttaaaatgatgacagaggtcagtaatttacatcataggtacacttccacTGTGAGAgatagaatgtgaaaaaaaaatccatgaattcacatggcaggatttttaaagaatttatttgtaaatcagggtggaaaataagtatttggtcaataacaaaaattcaactcaatactttgtaacataacctttgacccagccacgtttcatcttcaaagctctcactgatggaaggaggttttggctcagaatctcacgatacatggccccattcattctgtccttaacacggatcagtcgtcctgcccccttagcagaaaaacagccccaaagcatgatgttcccacccccatgcttcacagtaggtatggtgttcttgggatgcaagtcagtattcttcttcctccaaacacaacgagtttatcttctatttctccctctttttaacttctccgtgtccctaaataaaagagacagaagatcacgctgcagccgccgtcactgaccccgccccctccccgagaccggatctcccagcatcacaacactcagtctgactgagcgcttccaggagaaataataattaaattatgaaaaaaataatgcgtgtttggagcatcagtttggaggagcgtcctccgatcctccctCTTGTGTcagcagtctctctctctctctctcagttgctgtgcgagcgagcggagcgcgccgcatgacaacccgctcatttaacataattcacggcccaaatccaacagaaccggtcgggctgattcggttccggttcggtctcaggttacaactctagcgctcagccctgcagtaccacattaaggcagaaccacttggtaaatgtggaggacgctcactctgacagatttggatgctgctcTGGTGccactgtaaaaaaaacaaaactgcattccactataatcgattatggcctacttttctacgatgcagaatcgtttatgtctgcATCccaatgcatcgattatttgattattttcctcagctctattctcattaagaaaatgagaactaaccagacggcgagcaggaggtgggaatgcagaaactgacatgaatgaatgaatgaatgaaatctttatttcgaacattataataagaataaaaataactattataacaataataataataaagtaattgtagaccagggattcccaaagtgtggtgcgcgcacccctgggggtgtgcgagctgccgctagggggtgcgcgaggtgaaaagtgtaatggctgcggagctcagagaagtctgtcatatgtcaccattagcgtagaaactcatttgtgggtgggccaaagaaaaagtaagtgggcacaataaatgtaattgaaaacaagtatatttttgcgcgtgcacgcgtgtcctccgcatgtgccctagcttcataataacaatgcgccgagcttcagcactctggcctgcgcatgctgatatgttccgtatttgatcatttttaacggtgttggaggaatctgaaggtggcgagtcattctggcagattgtaattaacacatgtctcatgcaggtgttctgacattgtaaacctcacacacagaacattgtggatgtaacaaaataacaagaaatgattcccattcaagctattaacagcgcgctgaagatctgaagttcagtgtgcgtctgtcagaggtcagacgcgttccagcggaaccacggctcacgggtgcacaagtgagcacatctgggctgggcagaaggaattttacaacattggtttaaatagcgcgagacgcggtgactcgagcggctgtgccgcgcacacacacacacacacacacacacacacacagattcaataagcgcacacgctgctttaactccggcgagccgtcagactgaaggcagaaatgaacgctgcctccaccatgataaaaacttttaagaggttatttttcattcaaggtcaaattaagatattagcttctgggatgagtcgggtccgctccagccagtgactcctcatgaacctgaccacatctcatgttactgcagcatttgttgttccagtccgcatgacagcggatcgcagattcagccacaccaaaacagcaataagtcggtctgaggcaaaagtgaacatcatggctatatcttgtcccctattgatatttgattacgcacaagtaggtgatcagctcaggtttatgcagagcagaaggaaggagagagctctggccgcacaggttaaacattcctactttaagaaaaccgttaaattgcattgtttatgtgcttcctgggcactctaaatatttatttaaaatgaaatcaaaggaaattgtaatggtatcgaatgtttattaattactatttaaaaaatgaaagtgatggggaatttttttaaccctgtctgtttagcttgacatctcatatatatatatatatatatatatatatatatatatatatatatatatatatatatatatatatatatatagccatgccccgatgtgggggctgggggggggggggggtgcgtcgtcatggtcgggacatagaagggggtgtgcggctaaataagtttgggaaccactgtagacattaaaaataaaatcttaCTGATAATCACACAAAATTAAATGATCATATTCTGTTCGAAGAATATGTtaaagaaaatgaaaaataagttaaagaaaatgcaatggtgatctgaaatataaacgtcctcaggacactgtcagcatttagactcagggtaaaatcaaGGTcttgagtgtgccccctggtgtgtgtggggccagaaacatgctgggcaaagctgaaggagtccataaggctggagaaattcatggcaaagtgatcagagggatcatcaacgtggatgttaaagtcaccaataaTCAGGAGTCTGGactgcttcacagtggaggatagaaagtcactaaactcctgaaggaaagaactgtttggaccaggtggacgatagaccacagcacagtagaacgggtccttacgcccgactttaatcagctgcagttcaaaggaagcaaagtgaccagaggttgtagagctacatggaagatggtctctgaaaacaacagctaggcctccaccatgaccagaaccccggggctggctaagaaaagaataaccactcgggcagagttcaatcagaccagaataatctgaTGTTTGCTGccgaacttcagtcagaaacagaaaatacaggtttttagagagaattagatcattgagcaggaaggacttattgttaacagagcgggtatttaatagagccatgctgagtaaggtggaggaatcagaaactacagaaacagctggagttagtggacgtaaattagcagggttagatccacggtgtttgtaaaaaccacttatggagggaacaggaggagaaaccactgaggaatgaggataaaccgaccttaaaaaacttggacagagaaaccgcgccgcaacacggcctggcgggaatgcagaagtggcgctcaagtcgccaaacaaagaaagagaagctagaagatcacaccGATGTTTATTAGATAAACCactctttaagagaagtcttattctcacctggatgcctgctcgtttacctcttatcctccgacgttttcccgggaccggataaacattgctggaggcgccctggtaggaatcgtcgtttggctccgggccagtgcgccactcagataaacaaacagggaggtacgtcctcggtgcatcttaggTTCGTAATACAGAATAATAACACATTTTATTCATTAAGTTCTTTTCTAAACACTCAGAGTTGCTGTAAGAATCCAGATAAAACAAACAGATTATGCAACAATCAAAAATAGACTTCAAACTGTTTTAAAATGAGTCTTGAGAAGAGTTGTGAAGGTGGAGAGGTCAGCAGTTGTGGAGGGGCGgtaggagtgagttccagagggtGGGGGCAGCAATAAAGAAAGCTGTGTCTCCCCAGGTCCAGAGCTTGGTCATAGTtgggggagggagaggagggagtgGGATGGGGCACGGTGGTGGAGCAGGTCAGGTTATGGAGGACTTGTGATGCTCTGAGTTAGAGGAAGCCAATGCAGGTGTTGAATGAATGAGAGAGATGTGGTCATTGGAGTAGGTGTGGGTTAGGAGATTCTGGATGTGTTGAAGGTTGGTGAGGGATTTGGACGGGATACCATATAAGATACTTTCGTATTAGTGGATTTGTGATGTGATGATTGCATGAATTAGGGTTTAATGgacagaaaaataaagaaaaggacaaCCACTGATACAATGAATGCAATACAAGCACATGACAAAAACATTTATCCAGATCACCTCCTCCACCAGCGCACACATATTTCCTCCTGTAGGGGGCCTACTGAGCCTCGCTGCCCCACGGCCTGTCAGTTGTTTAAGGCGGCACAGCACGCACTCTGCTATTTTttcggtcagtagatcttttgaactgcagttcgaaggtaactcatgaggtgaaaaatatgaagccaggtagcagtttttctttaggactgagaggagatgcaggagataacagacaggacagaaaacaaGTCTTTGAAAAGGAACATTTTGGTAGATTCATCCCACTACATGTTTTTTACTTTCTGAGGCAATAATTTctaagcatgtaatatttatatatttgatacaCTTCAGATCTCCTTCAAACCTCAGTCCCTCACAGGACTGTAAGGCATTTCGCCtctgaaaggctgcaggcgcaccagTGAGTTTGTGCGTTAAGAAGAAATGtgcgttaacttagaaaatgtgggcacaatgtttaattacttgtcaaaaactccaatcaatgtctcttgaaggccactcagaaacgttggtctgaaactgtttttatcatttaagaaatatctccaaactgtgaaggttggtgtcaaaacatgaactagaaatggttctccatgcctttatctcctcccatctagattactgtaacacactcttcacatgttttaacaaaaagcccttgaccgccttcagttggtccagaactctgcagcgaggctcctaactggagcaaacagaggagcacacatcacccctattctgatgtctctgcactggttacccgttaactttagagttcattttagaatcctgactagaactttcagggctctacatggtcaagctcctctctatattactgacctgttaaagccttatgctccaacccgagccctcagatccacccaccagaaccttctagaagttccaaagaccagatataaaagtggagGTGATCGTTCCTTCCAGACTCTTGCACcttgactctggaatgatcttcctttatccttatgcagcgttgacagtctggacacatttaaacaacagctaaagacccttttatttaaagctgcttttacctaagccttttattttcttatttttaactcaaatttgtaataatctttgatctgtttatgaaatgttagaattttatgactttttctgatgttaatctatttctgtttgacATCTTTATGATTTAATGACTttgctttattttgttttgatctatgcgaagcactttgtgattctatatatgtgataagtgctatagaaaAAACATTTACTTGctacatttattaaatccatcttttgctgtaaaaacagcatttaaaatgattttaaaattatcttctgttttggtttgacttcctgccaaaaTTCACGCGGCTCCCTCGAACCAAAAAATAGAAAAATCTTGAGCACACtctgaaacgatcgctgcacagcACGAGCCTTTGACCACCACACCACTGATAGATGGTGATAGAGCTGAAATCATCCCTGCAGCTGTGGAAGAAAAAGTGTGTTTGTTCTCATTAACACTATTTCTAAGATGTGTTAGTGCCACCGACTGGTGGAGCTGAGTATTGTACTTTGAGGTGTACATGCATAGAGCAGATTATCAATAAAGACACACAAACTGAAAACTTTAGCTGTCAAATAATTTAATGTCAAAATCAAATGTGAATTAGGACAATGTGTACATTTTATTTTCACAATTCTTCAGCAGTTTTTGGCTATCGCAGCAAATTTAGTATCAAAAGGTTCGTGTTTTTGGCGTTGACATATTTAGTAGTTTTAAAAGATAGTTAATGTTTTCTGCAATGTTTGTAGCCCATCGGAATAAATATAAATTCCTTTAACTCCTTCAAATTGAATGCATCGGAAAAGGGGTGGAACACTGGTAGACACTGTAAGCAGGTAGGCGGAGCTTAACTTTACATGTACATATAAATACGTGTTCGTGTACTCAAAAGGGATATATAACCTGCAGCATTCAACACGTTTGACACCTTTCACAATGGTTTGATGACCAGAAGTTTTGTTTCTTCCAGCCTGGCAAATCTTTTATTGTTAACTGGTGTATTGTTGTTTGTTTTCAGTGCTTCTGAGTTGTGGAACTCTTCCCTGCCCAGCCAGGCCTGGAGGGAAAGGATAGTGAGGACACTTCAGTCTTTGGGCATTGGCCACGTTTTGATCCTCTTCCAGTGCTTCATCTCTGCCATGGCCAACATTTACAATGAGAAGATCCTCAAAGAGGGAGATCAAATGACCGAGAGCATCTTCATCCAGAACAGTAAACTGTGAGTATGAGCTCAGGAGCAGCAGAGGAACCGTGTGTGTGATGGTGAAGTTGGTGTGTTTCCTCAGGTATGTGTTTGGTGTGGTCTTCAACGCTCTGACCCTGGGGTTAAGCAGGGAGGTCCGAGGTCTCACCATCCATTGTGGCCTCTTCTATGGACACAACATCTACTCTCTGGGTCTGGTGCTGGTCACTGGTGAGTAATGATGGTTGCTCTGCTCAAAGACACAAACAGCAGAAACAGTCTACAGATGAAACTGGAAAAAGAGAATCTGCCAAAGGTGAAACTAGtcaatgagacagactcattccaggCGAAGACAGACATTTCAGCTTTTATTTGTTATACTTGTGATGGTTATGGcatccagctgatgaaaaccccacattcaaaatctcagagtcagaatattgtgaaaaggttccgtacctctgctttagatggtctctcagtctaagatggattactgacattaatgcaCTTTTGTACTGGGGCTGTTCGGTTTTAGGTAGCTCGTGATTCGATTATCGCCGGTTTTGATGCTTTTTTTCTCAGGTTGTTTTCTCACATCGTAGCTTTTTCATACTTCAGCACACATTAATTCAAGTTACTAAatatcttttactcctctctacaTGTAAAACTGAATACAGGCCCAACATACGTTTGCATGAAATCTACATGAAAAACACGAATAATGGAAAATGAAGGAAACACCGGCAGTCAGTCGGCTGTTGTAAACAGAATTAGCTGAGACTGCAGACGGGAGTGATGCAGAGATCTGGCAGTTTCTGGATGTAGATCTGAAGCTTAGATCA
This sequence is a window from Nothobranchius furzeri strain GRZ-AD chromosome 14, NfurGRZ-RIMD1, whole genome shotgun sequence. Protein-coding genes within it:
- the slc35a5 gene encoding UDP-sugar transporter protein SLC35A5 — encoded protein: MGLAMACCSPRRYRRLCSRTCAYTLALAVGFVTLGTIRIVLLKFSANADNKYDFLPASVNLLAEALKLLFCLVMSVRIIVREGRSCRELSFSSSSFLMSLKWAVPAFLYFLDNLIIFHVMTYLQPAMAVLFSNVVILTTAVLFRVVLKRRLSWVQWASLLILFLAIVSLTAGSGSSQNATSVPGLHATTLSTPSNSCLLYTQLMEQMRNSSASELWNSSLPSQAWRERIVRTLQSLGIGHVLILFQCFISAMANIYNEKILKEGDQMTESIFIQNSKLYVFGVVFNALTLGLSREVRGLTIHCGLFYGHNIYSLGLVLVTAALGLSVAFILKFRDNMFHVLTSQITTVLVTGLSLSIFDFRPSLDFFLQAPMVFLSIFIYNASRPKDPEYSLQQEKLRVINGEVFERSRGDGEELELLTKTNTDSESEEESL